In the genome of Neisseria lactamica, the window GCTGGGTTTTGTCCTTTGCATGCAGGTTCATGAATGCTCCTTTAAGGCAACAAAATCGGTTTTTCTTTTGTGTCGTGCAATTCGAAACGGTCTGCGAAACCGCCGGTTCTGCAACTGGTTCGAGTATATTTGTAATCCGATGTAGTGTAAATATATTGTAAACGATTTGTCGGTTTTGTTTATGAGATGGGATTGATATGTAAGGAGAAAAACAGGATGCATCGGGGGGATTCATCCTGTTTGGGAGAAATAAACCGATTCAGTCCGGGCGGCAGGCGGCGCGGGCGGCAAAGAGTGCGAGAACCGTACCCGCCATATCGGCAAGGACATCGCCCAAACTGCCGGTTCGCGTTGCGGTAAACCATGCCTGCGCGCATTCGCTGACTACGGCAAAACAGAAGGCGAACGCAATCAGGCTGCGGTAGGGGATGGGAAGTTTTCCGGTTCTGAATGCTTTGG includes:
- a CDS encoding VanZ family protein, translating into MKLPRNHFALLSALWFAGGIYALLKPADTAPPPFPHFDKAAHLALFFAQIWLLTKAFRTGKLPIPYRSLIAFAFCFAVVSECAQAWFTATRTGSLGDVLADMAGTVLALFAARAACRPD